The following coding sequences lie in one Saimiri boliviensis isolate mSaiBol1 chromosome 6, mSaiBol1.pri, whole genome shotgun sequence genomic window:
- the ZDHHC24 gene encoding putative palmitoyltransferase ZDHHC24 isoform X1, which produces MGQPWAAEGADGAPAGLPLVLTALWATAVGLELAYVLVVGPGPPPLGPLARALQLALAAFQLLNLLGNVGLFLRSDPSIRGVMLAGRGLGQGWAYCYQCQSQVPPRSGHCSACRVCILRRDHHCRLLGRCVGFSNYRPFLCLLLHAAGVLLHVSVLLGPALSALLRAHTPLHMAALLLLPWLMLLTGRVSLAQFALAFVMDTCVAGALLCGAGLLFHGMLLLRGQTTWEWARGQHSYDLGPCHNLQAALGPRWVLVWLWPFLASPLPGDGITFQTTADVGHSLLTPGRARTVQGGMGGRGAHPQT; this is translated from the exons ATGGGGCAGCCGTGGGCGGCTGAGGGCGCAGATGGGGCGCCCGCGGGGCTGCCTCTCGTGCTCACCGCGCTGTGGGCCACGGCCGTGGGTCTGGAGCTGGCTTACGTGCTGGTGGTCGGTCCCGGGCCGCCCCCGCTGGGACCCCTGGCCCGGGCCTTGCAGCTGGCGTTGGCCGCCTTCCAGCTGCTCAACCTGCTGGGCAACGTGGGGCTCTTCCTACGCTCGGATCCCAGCATCCGCGGCGTGATGCTGGCCGGCCGCGGTCTGGGCCAGGGCTGGGC TTACTGCTACCAGTGCCAAAGCCAGGTGCCCCCACGCAGTGGACACTGCTCTGCCTGCCGCGTCTGCATCCTACGTCGGGACCACCACTGCCGCCTGCTGGGCCGCTGCGTGGGCTTCAGCAACTACCGGCCCTTCCTGTGCCTGCTGCTTCACGCCGCCGGTGTCCTGCTCCACGTCTCTGTGCTGCTGGGCCCTGCACTGTCGGCTCTGCTGCGAGCCCACACGCCCCTCCACATGGCTGCCCTCCTCCTGCTTCCCTGGCTCATGCTGCTTACAG GCAGAGTTTCTCTGGCACAGTTCGCCTTGGCCTTCGTGATGGACACGTGCGTGGCGGGTGCGCTGCTGTGCGGGGCTGGGCTGCTCTTCCATGGAATGCTGCTGCTGCGAGGCCAGACCACGTGGGAGTGGGCTCGGGGCCAGCACTCCTATGACCTGGGTCCCTGCCACAACCTGCAGGCAGCCCTGGGGCCCCGCTGGGTCCTCGTCTGGCTCTGGCCCTTCCTGGCCTCCCCATTGCCTGGGGATGGGATCACCTTCCAGACCACAGCAGATGTGGGACACAGCCTCCTGACTCCAGGAAGAGCCAGAACTGTACAGGGAGGAATGGGTGGGAGGGGGGCCCACCCCCAGACTTAG
- the ACTN3 gene encoding alpha-actinin-3 isoform X2, whose protein sequence is MMMVMQPEGLGAGEGPFAGGGGGGEYMEQEEDWDRDLLLDPAWEKQQRKTFTAWCNSHLRKAGTQIENIEEDFRNGLKLMLLLEVISGERLPRPDKGKMRFHKIANVNKALDFIASKGVKLVSIGAEEIVDGNLKMTLGMIWTIILRFAIQDISVEETSAKEGLLLWCQRKTAPYRNVNVQNFHTSWKDGLALCALIHRHRPDLIDYAKLRKDDPIGNLNTAFEVAEKYLDIPKMLDAEDIVNTPKPDEKAIMTYVSCFYHAFAGAEQAETAANRICKVLAVNQENEKLMEEYEKLASELLEWIRRTVPWLENRVGEPSMSAMQRKLEDFRDYRRLHKPPRVQEKCQLEINFNTLQTKLRLSHRPAFMPSEGKLVSDIANAWRGLEQVEKGYEDWLLSEIRRLQRLQHLAEKFRQKASLHEAWTRGKEEMLSQRDYDSASLQEVRALLRRHEAFESDLAAHQDRVEHIAALAQELNELDYHEAASVNSRCQAICDQWDNLGTLTQKRRDALERMEKLLETIDQLQLEFARRAAPFNNWLDGAVEDLQDVWLVHSVEETQSLLTAHDQFKATLPEADRERGAIMGIQGEIQKICQTYGLRPCSTNPYITLSPQDINTKWDMVRKLVPSRDQTLQEELARQQVNERLRRQFAAQANAIGPWIQAKVEEVGRLAAGLAGSLEEQMAGLRQQEQNIINYKTNIDRLEGDHQLLQESLVFDNKHTVYSMEHIRVGWEQLLTSIARTINEVENQVLTRDAKGLSQEQLNEFRASFNHFDRKRNGMMEPDDFRACLISMGYDLGEVEFARIMTMVDPNAAGVVTFQAFIDFMTRETAETDTAEQVVASFKILAGDKNYITPEELRRELPAEQAEYCIRRMVPYKGSGAPAGALDYVAFSSALYGESDL, encoded by the exons ATGATGATGGTTATGCAGCCTGAGGGTCTGGGGGCCGGGGAGGGGCCCTtcgcgggcggcggcgggggcggcgagTACATGGAACAGGAAGAGGACTGGGACCGCGACCTGCTGCTGGACCCGGCCTGGGAGAAGCAGCAGCGGAAA ACCTTCACTGCCTGGTGCAACTCACACCTGCGCAAGGCGGGCACCCAGATCGAGAACATCGAGGAAGATTTCCGCAATGGCCTCAAACTCATGCTGCTCCTAGAGGTCATTTCAG GAGAGAGGCTGCCCAGGCCAGATAAAGGCAAGATGCGCTTCCACAAAATCGCCAACGTTAACAAGGCCCTGGACTTCATTGCCAGCAAGGGGGTTAAGCTGGTGTCCATTGGTGCTGAAG AGATCGTCGATGGGAACCTGAAGATGACCCTGGGCATGATCTGGACCATCATCCTTCGCTTCGCCATCCAGGACATCTCGGTAGAGG AAACCTCGGCCAAGGAAGGCTTGCTCCTGTGGTGCCAGAGGAAGACAGCACCATATCGCAACGTGAACGTGCAGAATTTCCACACCAG CTGGAAGGATGGCCTGGCCCTCTGCGCTCTCATCCACCGACACCGCCCCGACCTCATCGACTACGCCAAACTGCGAAAG GATGACCCCATCGGCAACCTGAACACTGCCTTCGAGGTGGCAGAGAAATACCTGGACATCCCCAAGATGCTGGATGCAGAAG ACATTGTGAACACCCCAAAGCCAGATGAGAAGGCCATCATGACCTATGTGTCCTGCTTCTACCATGCCTTTGCCGGGGCTGAGCAG GCAGAGACAGCTGCCAACCGGATCTGCAAGGTGCTGGCGGTGAACCAGGAAAATGAGAAGCTGATGGAGGAGTATGAGAAGCTTGCCAGTGAG CTTCTGGAGTGGATCCGCCGCACTGTCCCGTGGCTGGAGAACCGTGTGGGTGAGCCCAGCATGAGTGCCATGCAGCGCAAGCTGGAGGACTTTCGGGACTACCGGCGCCTGCACAAGCCACCCCGCGTTCAGGAGAAGTGCCAGCTGGAGATCAACTTCAACACGCTGCAGACCAAGTTACGGCTAAGCCACCGGCCTGCCTTCATGCCCTCCGAGGGCAAGCTGGTCTCG GACATCGCCAACGCATGGCGGGGGCTGGAGCAGGTGGAAAAGGGCTATGAGGACTGGCTGCTCTCAGAGATCCGGCGCCTGCAGCGGCTCCAGCACCTGGCTGAGAAGTTCCGGCAGAAGGCCTCCCTGCACGAAGCCTGGACCCGGG GGAAAGAGGAGATGCTGAGCCAGCGCGACTACGATTCAGCTTCGCTGCAGGAAGTGCGGGCGTTGCTGCGGCGCCACGAGGCTTTTGAGAGCGACCTGGCGGCACACCAGGACCGCGTGGAGCACATCGCCGCGCTGGCCCAGGAGCTCAA TGAGCTGGACTACCACGAGGCGGCCTCAGTGAACAGCCGCTGCCAGGCCATCTGTGACCAGTGGGACAACCTGGGTACCCTGACCCAGAAAAGGCGGGATGCACtagag CGGATGGAAAAGCTCCTGGAGACCATAGACCAGCTGCAGCTGGAGTTTGCCCGGCGGGCCGCGCCCTTCAACAATTGGCTGGACGGTGCCGTGGAGGATCTGCAAGATGTGTGGCTGGTACACTCTGTGGAGGAGACCCAG AGCCTTCTGACAGCACATGATCAATTCAAAGCAACATTGCCTGAGGCTGACCGAGAGCGAGGCGCCATCATGGGCATCCAGGGCGAGATCCAGAAGATCTGCCAGACCTATGGGCTGCGGCCCTGCTCCACCAACCCCTACATCACCCTCAGCCCGCAGGACATCAACACCAAGTGGGACATG GTCCGAAAGCTGGTACCCAGCCGTGACCAGACACTGCAGGAGGAGCTGGCACGGCAGCAGGTAAACGAGAGGCTCCGGCGACAATTTGCAGCCCAGGCCAATGCCATTGGACCCTGGATCCAGGCGAAGGTGGAG GAAGTGGGACGGCTGGCAGCGGGGCTGGCCGGCTCTCTGGAGGAGCAAATGGCTGGGCTACGGCAGCAGGAGCAGAACATCATCAACTACAAAACTAACATTGACCGACTGGAGGGTGACCACCAGCTGCTGCAGGAGAGCCTGGTGTTTGACAATAAGCACACCGTCTACAGCATGGAG CACATCCGTGTGGGCTGGGAGCAGCTGCTCACCTCCATCGCCCGTACCATCAATGAAGTGGAGAACCAGGTACTGACCCGAGACGCCAAGGGCCTGAGCCAGGAGCAGCTCAACGAGTTCCGAGCATCCTTCAACCACTTTGACCGG AAGCGGAATGGGATGATGGAGCCCGATGACTTCCGAGCTTGCCTCATCTCCATGGGCTATGACCTG GGGGAGGTGGAGTTTGCTCGCATCATGACCATGGTGGACCCCAATGCGGCCGGGGTGGTGACCTTCCAGGCCTTCATAGACTTCATGACCCGAGAAACAGCTGAGACCGACACGGCTGAGCAAGTTGTGGCCTCCTTCAAGATCCTGGCAGGAGACAAG AACTACATCACCCCTGAGGAGTTGCGGCGCGAGCTCCCCGCCGAGCAGGCCGAGTACTGCATCCGCCGTATGGTGCCCTACAAGGGATCCGGGGCCCCGGCTGGAGCCCTGGACTATGTGGCCTTCTCCAGTGCCCTCTATGGCGAGAGCGACCTCTAA
- the ACTN3 gene encoding alpha-actinin-3 isoform X1 produces the protein MMMVMQPEGLGAGEGPFAGGGGGGEYMEQEEDWDRDLLLDPAWEKQQRKTFTAWCNSHLRKAGTQIENIEEDFRNGLKLMLLLEVISGEDGKSVHLGPRTQEHLDSRGNRVAECLTGLGREGRVCGQWFQLPLMTFGPWTLLLYPGERLPRPDKGKMRFHKIANVNKALDFIASKGVKLVSIGAEEIVDGNLKMTLGMIWTIILRFAIQDISVEETSAKEGLLLWCQRKTAPYRNVNVQNFHTSWKDGLALCALIHRHRPDLIDYAKLRKDDPIGNLNTAFEVAEKYLDIPKMLDAEDIVNTPKPDEKAIMTYVSCFYHAFAGAEQAETAANRICKVLAVNQENEKLMEEYEKLASELLEWIRRTVPWLENRVGEPSMSAMQRKLEDFRDYRRLHKPPRVQEKCQLEINFNTLQTKLRLSHRPAFMPSEGKLVSDIANAWRGLEQVEKGYEDWLLSEIRRLQRLQHLAEKFRQKASLHEAWTRGKEEMLSQRDYDSASLQEVRALLRRHEAFESDLAAHQDRVEHIAALAQELNELDYHEAASVNSRCQAICDQWDNLGTLTQKRRDALERMEKLLETIDQLQLEFARRAAPFNNWLDGAVEDLQDVWLVHSVEETQSLLTAHDQFKATLPEADRERGAIMGIQGEIQKICQTYGLRPCSTNPYITLSPQDINTKWDMVRKLVPSRDQTLQEELARQQVNERLRRQFAAQANAIGPWIQAKVEEVGRLAAGLAGSLEEQMAGLRQQEQNIINYKTNIDRLEGDHQLLQESLVFDNKHTVYSMEHIRVGWEQLLTSIARTINEVENQVLTRDAKGLSQEQLNEFRASFNHFDRKRNGMMEPDDFRACLISMGYDLGEVEFARIMTMVDPNAAGVVTFQAFIDFMTRETAETDTAEQVVASFKILAGDKNYITPEELRRELPAEQAEYCIRRMVPYKGSGAPAGALDYVAFSSALYGESDL, from the exons ATGATGATGGTTATGCAGCCTGAGGGTCTGGGGGCCGGGGAGGGGCCCTtcgcgggcggcggcgggggcggcgagTACATGGAACAGGAAGAGGACTGGGACCGCGACCTGCTGCTGGACCCGGCCTGGGAGAAGCAGCAGCGGAAA ACCTTCACTGCCTGGTGCAACTCACACCTGCGCAAGGCGGGCACCCAGATCGAGAACATCGAGGAAGATTTCCGCAATGGCCTCAAACTCATGCTGCTCCTAGAGGTCATTTCAGGTGAGGATGGGAAATCAGTGCACCTGGGCCCCAGGACCCAGGAACATCTGGACAGCAGGGGCAATAGGGTGGCGGAATGTTTGACGGGACttggcagggaggggagagtTTGTGGGCAATGGTTTCAGCTGCCTCTAATGACCTTTGGCCCTTGGACTCTCCTCTTATACCCAGGAGAGAGGCTGCCCAGGCCAGATAAAGGCAAGATGCGCTTCCACAAAATCGCCAACGTTAACAAGGCCCTGGACTTCATTGCCAGCAAGGGGGTTAAGCTGGTGTCCATTGGTGCTGAAG AGATCGTCGATGGGAACCTGAAGATGACCCTGGGCATGATCTGGACCATCATCCTTCGCTTCGCCATCCAGGACATCTCGGTAGAGG AAACCTCGGCCAAGGAAGGCTTGCTCCTGTGGTGCCAGAGGAAGACAGCACCATATCGCAACGTGAACGTGCAGAATTTCCACACCAG CTGGAAGGATGGCCTGGCCCTCTGCGCTCTCATCCACCGACACCGCCCCGACCTCATCGACTACGCCAAACTGCGAAAG GATGACCCCATCGGCAACCTGAACACTGCCTTCGAGGTGGCAGAGAAATACCTGGACATCCCCAAGATGCTGGATGCAGAAG ACATTGTGAACACCCCAAAGCCAGATGAGAAGGCCATCATGACCTATGTGTCCTGCTTCTACCATGCCTTTGCCGGGGCTGAGCAG GCAGAGACAGCTGCCAACCGGATCTGCAAGGTGCTGGCGGTGAACCAGGAAAATGAGAAGCTGATGGAGGAGTATGAGAAGCTTGCCAGTGAG CTTCTGGAGTGGATCCGCCGCACTGTCCCGTGGCTGGAGAACCGTGTGGGTGAGCCCAGCATGAGTGCCATGCAGCGCAAGCTGGAGGACTTTCGGGACTACCGGCGCCTGCACAAGCCACCCCGCGTTCAGGAGAAGTGCCAGCTGGAGATCAACTTCAACACGCTGCAGACCAAGTTACGGCTAAGCCACCGGCCTGCCTTCATGCCCTCCGAGGGCAAGCTGGTCTCG GACATCGCCAACGCATGGCGGGGGCTGGAGCAGGTGGAAAAGGGCTATGAGGACTGGCTGCTCTCAGAGATCCGGCGCCTGCAGCGGCTCCAGCACCTGGCTGAGAAGTTCCGGCAGAAGGCCTCCCTGCACGAAGCCTGGACCCGGG GGAAAGAGGAGATGCTGAGCCAGCGCGACTACGATTCAGCTTCGCTGCAGGAAGTGCGGGCGTTGCTGCGGCGCCACGAGGCTTTTGAGAGCGACCTGGCGGCACACCAGGACCGCGTGGAGCACATCGCCGCGCTGGCCCAGGAGCTCAA TGAGCTGGACTACCACGAGGCGGCCTCAGTGAACAGCCGCTGCCAGGCCATCTGTGACCAGTGGGACAACCTGGGTACCCTGACCCAGAAAAGGCGGGATGCACtagag CGGATGGAAAAGCTCCTGGAGACCATAGACCAGCTGCAGCTGGAGTTTGCCCGGCGGGCCGCGCCCTTCAACAATTGGCTGGACGGTGCCGTGGAGGATCTGCAAGATGTGTGGCTGGTACACTCTGTGGAGGAGACCCAG AGCCTTCTGACAGCACATGATCAATTCAAAGCAACATTGCCTGAGGCTGACCGAGAGCGAGGCGCCATCATGGGCATCCAGGGCGAGATCCAGAAGATCTGCCAGACCTATGGGCTGCGGCCCTGCTCCACCAACCCCTACATCACCCTCAGCCCGCAGGACATCAACACCAAGTGGGACATG GTCCGAAAGCTGGTACCCAGCCGTGACCAGACACTGCAGGAGGAGCTGGCACGGCAGCAGGTAAACGAGAGGCTCCGGCGACAATTTGCAGCCCAGGCCAATGCCATTGGACCCTGGATCCAGGCGAAGGTGGAG GAAGTGGGACGGCTGGCAGCGGGGCTGGCCGGCTCTCTGGAGGAGCAAATGGCTGGGCTACGGCAGCAGGAGCAGAACATCATCAACTACAAAACTAACATTGACCGACTGGAGGGTGACCACCAGCTGCTGCAGGAGAGCCTGGTGTTTGACAATAAGCACACCGTCTACAGCATGGAG CACATCCGTGTGGGCTGGGAGCAGCTGCTCACCTCCATCGCCCGTACCATCAATGAAGTGGAGAACCAGGTACTGACCCGAGACGCCAAGGGCCTGAGCCAGGAGCAGCTCAACGAGTTCCGAGCATCCTTCAACCACTTTGACCGG AAGCGGAATGGGATGATGGAGCCCGATGACTTCCGAGCTTGCCTCATCTCCATGGGCTATGACCTG GGGGAGGTGGAGTTTGCTCGCATCATGACCATGGTGGACCCCAATGCGGCCGGGGTGGTGACCTTCCAGGCCTTCATAGACTTCATGACCCGAGAAACAGCTGAGACCGACACGGCTGAGCAAGTTGTGGCCTCCTTCAAGATCCTGGCAGGAGACAAG AACTACATCACCCCTGAGGAGTTGCGGCGCGAGCTCCCCGCCGAGCAGGCCGAGTACTGCATCCGCCGTATGGTGCCCTACAAGGGATCCGGGGCCCCGGCTGGAGCCCTGGACTATGTGGCCTTCTCCAGTGCCCTCTATGGCGAGAGCGACCTCTAA
- the CTSF gene encoding LOW QUALITY PROTEIN: cathepsin F (The sequence of the model RefSeq protein was modified relative to this genomic sequence to represent the inferred CDS: deleted 1 base in 1 codon), with translation MAPWLQLLSLLGLLPGAVAVPAQPRAASAQAWGPRSPELLAPARFALEMFNRGRAAGTRVVLGAVRGRVRRAGQGSLYSLEATLEEPPCNDPLVCQLPVSKKTLLCSFEVLDELGKHVLLRKDCGPVDTKVPGAERAQGAGEPKSAFTQGSVMISSLSQPHPDNGNETFSPVFSLLNEDPLPQDLTVKMASIFRNFVITYNRTYESKEEAQWRLSIFAHNMVRAQKIQALDRGTAQYGVTKFSDLTEEEFRTIYLNPLLREEPGKKMKQAKSVGDLAPPEWDWRSKGAVTKVKDQGMCGSCWAFSVTGNVEGQWFLNQGTLLSLSEQELLDCDKIDKACMGGLPSSAYSAIKNLGGLETEDDYSYRGHMQACSFSPEKAKVYINDSVELSQNEQKLAAWLAKRGPISVAINAFGMQFYRHGISRPLRPLCSPWLIDHAVLLVGYGNRSDIPFWAIKNSWGTDWGEKGYYYLHRGSGACGVNTMASSAVVD, from the exons ATGGCGCCCTGGCTGCAGCTCCTGTCGCTGCTGGGGCTGCTCCCGGGCGCGGTGGCCGTCCCCGCCCAGCCCCGAGCCGCCAGTGCTCAGGCCTGGGGGCCGCGGTCCCCGGAGCTGCTGGCGCCCGCCCGCTTCGCGCTGGAGATGTTCAACCGCGGCCGGGCCGCGGGGACGCGGGTCGTGCTGGGCGCTGTGCGCGGCCGCGTCCGCCGG GCGGGCCAGGGGTCGCTGTACTCCCTGGAGGCGACCCTGGAGGAGCCACCCTGCAATGACCCCCTGGTGTGCCAGCTCCCTGTGTCCAAGAAAACCCTG cTCTGCAGTTTCGAAGTCCTAGATGAGCTTGGAAAACACGTGCTGCTGCGGAAAGACTGTGGCCCGGTGGACACCAAGGTTCCAGGTGCTGAGAGAGCCCAAGGC GCTGGGGAGCCCAAGTCAGCCTTCACTCAGGGCTCAGTCATGATTTCTTCTCTGTCCCAACCCCATCCAGACAATGGAAACGAGACTTTCAGCCCAGTATTTTCACTGTTGAATGAGGATCCCCTGCCCCAG GACTTGACTGTGAAGATGGCTTCAATCTTCAGGAACTTTGTCATTACCTATAACCGGACATATGAGTCAAAGGAAG AAGCCCAGTGGCGCCTGTCCATCTTTGCCCATAACATGGTGCGAGCCCAGAAGATCCAGGCTCTGGACCGAGGTACAGCTCAGTATGGAGTCACCAAGTTCAGTGATCTCACAG AGGAGGAGTTCCGTACTATCTACCTGAATCCTCTCCTGAGAGAAGAGCCTGGCAAGAAGATGAAACAAGCCAAGTCTGTGGGTGACCTCGCCCCGCCTGAATGGGACTGGAGGAGTAAGGGGGCTGTCACAAAAGTCAAGGACCAG GGCATGTGCGGCTCCTGCTGGGCCTTCTCAGTCACAGGCAACGTGGAGGGCCAGTGGTTTCTGAACCAGGGGACCCTGCTCTCCCTCTCTGAGCAGG AGCTCTTGGACTGTGACAAGATTGACAAGGCCTGCATGGGCGGCTTGCCCTCCAGTGCCTACTCAGCCATAAAGAATTTGG GAGGGCTGGAGACAGAGGATGACTACAGCTACCGGGGCCACATGCAGGCCTGCAGCTTCTCACCAGAGAAGGCCAAGGTCTACATCAACGACTCTGTGGAGCTGAGTCAGAATGAGCAGA AGCTGGCGGCCTGGCTGGCCAAGAGGGGCCCAATCTCTGTTGCCATCAATGCCTTTGGCATGCAG tTTTACCGCCACGGGATCTCCCGCCCTCTCCGGCCCCTCTGCAGCCCTTGGCTGATCGACCATGCGGTGTTGCTTGTGGGCTATGGCAACC GCTCTGACATTCCCTTCTGGGCCATCAAGAACAGCTGGGGCACTGACTGGGGTGAGAAG GGTTACTACTACTTGCATCGCGGGTCTGGGGCCTGTGGTGTGAACACCATGGCCAGCTCGGCGGTGGTGGACTGA